DNA from Solidesulfovibrio fructosivorans JJ]:
GCGCCGGTTTTTGGAGAATATCCGCCAGGCCGAGGCCGGACTCGAGGACAAACTCAAGATCGTGGTCAACCGCCACCTGCGCGACAGCGACCTTGTGGTGGAGGACATGGAAAAGGCGCTTTCCCTGCCGGTCTTCTGGCGGGTGCCGAACGACTACCCGACGACGCTTACGGCCATAAACCAGGGCAAGACGCTGCTCGAAACCGCGCCCAAGGCACCGGTCACCCGTGCCCTGGCCGAGCTTGCCCGGGCCCTGGCCCCCCCGGTCCCGGAACCGGAACGCAAAAAAGGCCTCTTTGGCCTCAAACGCCTCACCGGCCGCAAGGCGTGAATCCCGGAAGGCCGGGATATTGTTGGGGCCGGGCGCGTGGTGTATGGGGGCATGGGGACCGCTGTTTGAGCCGGCCAGGCCCGGCGCGGCCGGAAGCTGCCGCCCAAGCGGACGCGCGCGGCGGCGAAACGGCGCAAAGGAAATCCACGATGCTCAAATCCATTGATGCCGGAGTCCTTTCGGTTGCCTACGACGAGAGGGGCGATCGCTTAGGCTGGCCCGTGGTTTTGCTGCATGGTTTTCCCTACGACATCCGCGCCTATGACGCGGTCGCTCCAGCGCTTGCGGCCCAGGGCGCGCGGGTGATCGTCCCCTCTCTGCGCGGCTTCGGGCCGACGCGTTTTCTGGACGCGCGCACGCCGCGTTCCGGGGAACAGGCCGCTCTTGGCAGTGATCTTCTGGCGCTTCTGGATGCCCTTGGCCTGGAGCGTGCCGTGCTTGCCGGGTATGATTGGGGCGGGCGCGCCGCGTGCATCGTGTCCGCGCTTTGGCCCGAGCGGGTCATGGGCCTGGTCACGGTCAACGGCTACAATATACAAAACATCGCCCAGGCGGGCGAACCGGACACCCCGGGGAACGAATACCGGTACTGGTACCAGTATTATTTTCATGGCGAGCGGGGCCGGGCCGGACTTGCGCGCAACCGGCAGGATTTTTGCAGGCTTTTATGGCGGCTGTGGTCGCCCACCTGGAACTTCACGGACGACGTGTACGCGGCCAGCGCGGAAAGTTTCGACAACCCCGATTTCGTGGACGTGGTGATCCATTCCTATCGCCACCGCCACGGCCTGGCTCCGGGGGATCCGGCCTATGCGGCGGTCGAGGGCCGGCTGGCCGCGCAGCCGTCCATCGCCGTGCCGACCCTCGCGCTCGACGGCGAGGACGACGGCGTGATGCCCCGTGGACTGGATTGCGGGAACGCGGCGCGCTTCACCGGCCGCTTCGCACACAGGACCATTCCGGGCGTGGGGCACAATCCGCCCCAGGAAGCGCCGGAGGCGTTCGCCCGGGCGGTGCTGGCCGTGCGAGGCTGGGCCTGCGTTGAAGGATTGCATTAAGGGAGCACACGAGCAATGGAACGCGGAAGAACGCCGCTTATGCGGCAGGGGCAGCGGCCCGGGATGCCCGCCGCGACGGAGCGCAAGGAGCCCGGCGTTGCCGTTGACGAGTATTACGAGATCAAGACCCGCATCCATGACCGGCTGATCGACCTGATCGATTTGTCGCTGCTCGACACGCTGGACGCCGGGGCCATCGGCGCGGAGATCGGCAAGCTGGTCGAGCGGCTGCTTCGCGACGAGTTCGCCCAGACCCCGCTCAATCAGGCCGAGCGCGAGCGGATGATAAGCGAGGTCAAGGACGAGATGCTCGGCCTTGGCCCGCTGGAGCCCTTTCTCAAGGACCCGAGCGTCAACGATATCCTGGTCAACTCCTACCGCCAGATCTACGTGGAGCGCGCCGGCAAGCTGGTGCTCACCGAATCGCGCTTCAAGGACAACGATCATTTAAAGAAAATCATCGACCGCATCGTGTCCCGGGTGGGCCGGCGGGTGGACGAGTCCTCGCCCATGGTGGACGCGCGCCTGCCCGACGGCTCGCGCGTCAACGCCATCATTCCGCCGCTGGCCATCGACGGCCCGGCGCTTTCCATCCGCAAGTTCGCCAAGGAAAAACTGACCATCGAGGACTTGATCCGCTTTCGGGCCATGACCCGCGACTTCGCCGAGGTGTTGCAGGGCATTGTCCTGGCCCGGCTCAACATCCTCATTTCCGGCGGCACGGGCACCGGCAAGACGACCATGCTCAACTGCCTGTCCGGGTTCATCCCCCACGATGAGCGCATCGTGACCGTGGAGGACGCGGCCGAATTGCAGCTCAAGCAGGACCATGTGGTGCGCCTGGAATCGCGGCCGCCCAATATCGAGGGGCGCGGCGAGGTGACCCAGCGCGACCTCGTGCGCAACTGCCTGCGCATGCGCCCGGACCGCATCATCGTCGGCGAGGTGCGCGGAGCCGAGGCCCTGGACATGCTGCAGGCCATGAACACCGGCCACGACGGGTCGCTCGCCACCCTGCACGCCAACACTCCGCGCGACGCGCTCATGCGCCTGGAGACGCTTGTGGCCATGGCCGGGCTGACCATTTCGCCGCTTTCGCTCAAGCGCTACATCGCCTCGGCCGTGGACGTGATCATCCAGATTTCCCGCTTTTCCGACGGCAGCAGAAAGCTCGTCAGCTTTCAGGAACTGACCGGCATGGAGGGCGAGGTCATCACCATGCAGGAGATCTTCGCCTTCGAGCAGCGCGGGGTGTCGGCCGACGGCAAGGTCAAGGGCGCGTTTCTGGCCCGGGGCATCCGGCCGAAGTTCGCGGCCAAATTCGAGTCCAAGGGCATTCGGATGCCAAACGGCATCTTCGATCCGCGAAACGTCGTCGAGACCTGATCCGACGGGGGAGCCGCATGACGCCGCAACGCCTGGCGCGCCCCTCCGGGGAAGGCCGCTTATGACCAACGGACCGCCGAACATCCTGTCGCTGGCCTGGATTTTGTCGCTGGTCTACGTGTTCGTGGCCGCGGTTTTCGTGGTGCGCCGGCTGACGGACAAAAGCGGCAAGGAGCTGGCCCGGCGCATCGAGGCGGCGACGCGCGCCCGGGAGGCGGCGGACGTGCCCGGCGATCTGGTCAAGCGCCACGAGATGAGCGGGCTGCGCTGGCTGGACGTCTTTTTGTCGCGCCAGGCCTGGAGCCGGCGCATGGACAAGATGCTCGACCAGGCGGACATCGAGGCGCCGCTTGGCGTCTTCGTCCTGTTGTCGCTGGTCCTGGCCGTCACGGGCTCTATGGCGGCCTCGATCTACACGCAAAATCTTCTGGCGCGTCTGGCCGTCGGCGTGGGGCTCGGTTTTTTGCCTTTCAAGTGGATCGCCATGCGCAAGGCCAAGCGCATGACGGAGTTCGAGCGCCAGTTGCCCGAGGCCCTGGATCTTGTCGGCCGGGCGCTTCGGGCCGGGCATACCTTCACCAGCGGCATGGGCATGGTGGTCAGCGAATTCGCCGAGCCCATAAGCAGCGAGTTCCGGACGACCCTGGAGGAGATCAACTTCGGCATGGGCGTGACCGTGGCCCTGGACAACCTCATGGACCGGGTGGACTGCCCGGACCTCAACTTCTTCGTGATTTCGGTCAAGATCCAGAACGAGACCGGCGGCAATCTGGCCGAGATCATCGGCAACATCGCCTCCCTGATCCGCGAGCGGCTCAAGCTCAAGGGGCGCATCCGGGTGCTTTCGGCCGAGGGGCGCATGGCCGCCTGGGTCTTGTGCCTGCTGCCGTTTTTCGTGTGCGGCGCGGTGCAGGTCCTCAACCCCGGCTACCTGGGCCTGCTTTTCACCGAGCCTTTGGGCCGCATCCTCATCTATGTCGTCATGGGCCTTATGACCCTGGGCGTCCTGGTCATCCGCAAGATGGTGCGCATCGAGGTCTGAGGTCGCCATGCAGATCATCCTTATCTCCCTGCTTGTTTCCGCCAGCGTCGGCTTTTTCGTGTACGCCGTCATGGTGCTGCGCGACGAGCGCGAAAAGCGTCGGGAGATCGCCGAGCGGGCCATGGCCGTGTTGCATCCGGCCGGGCCGGAAGGCGGCCGCCGGCCCGGGGTGATCGGCTGGCTGGCCGGGCTTGGCCGGGGACTGGCCGCCCGCTTTGGCGAGGCGGTCAAGCCCAAGGAGGCCGAGGAGCTTTCCAAGACGCGCACGACCCTGATCCACGCCGGGTTTCGCCAGCCCGGGGCCGTGGAGATCTATTGGGGCCTCAAGGTCGGCGCGGCCCTGGTGGGGCTTCTCGTGGGCGTGTTTTTGGCTGCTTCCGGCCGGATTCCGGCCCAGTACAAGATGTTCGCGGCCCTGGCCTGCGTGGCCGGAGGCTTTTACCTGCCGGGGGTCGTGCTCGATTCGCGGGTGAAAAAGCGCCAGAAGGCCATTCTGCACGGTCTGCCCGACGCCCTGGACCTGCTTGTGGTCTGCGTCGAGGCGGGCATGGGGCTCGACGCCGCCATCTACCGGGTGTGTCTGGAAATGACCCACAAGGAGCCGATTTTAAGTTCCGAGTTGCGGCTTTTGACCCTGGAGCTTCGGGCCGGCAAGTCGCGGCGGGAGGCGCTCAAGAATCTTTCGAATAGGGTGGGGCTCGAGGACATGGGCAGCCTTGTGGCCATGCTCATCCAGACCGACATGTTCGGCACCTCCATCGCCCAGACCCTGCGGGTCTATGCCGACTCCATGCGGACCAAGCGGTTCCAGTTGGCCGAGGAACTGGCCGCCAAGCTGCCGGTCAAGCTGCTTTTCCCGCTCGTCCTTTTCATCTTCCCCACGCTTTTGATCGTGATCCTGGGGCCGGCGGGCATAAGCCTCATGCGGATGTTCAGCAGTATCAACCGGTAATAGGGAGACGGGCATGGCCGGCGCGGACGACGTCATGCGCTCCGTCGGGGAG
Protein-coding regions in this window:
- a CDS encoding type II secretion system F family protein; amino-acid sequence: MTNGPPNILSLAWILSLVYVFVAAVFVVRRLTDKSGKELARRIEAATRAREAADVPGDLVKRHEMSGLRWLDVFLSRQAWSRRMDKMLDQADIEAPLGVFVLLSLVLAVTGSMAASIYTQNLLARLAVGVGLGFLPFKWIAMRKAKRMTEFERQLPEALDLVGRALRAGHTFTSGMGMVVSEFAEPISSEFRTTLEEINFGMGVTVALDNLMDRVDCPDLNFFVISVKIQNETGGNLAEIIGNIASLIRERLKLKGRIRVLSAEGRMAAWVLCLLPFFVCGAVQVLNPGYLGLLFTEPLGRILIYVVMGLMTLGVLVIRKMVRIEV
- a CDS encoding type II secretion system F family protein; amino-acid sequence: MQIILISLLVSASVGFFVYAVMVLRDEREKRREIAERAMAVLHPAGPEGGRRPGVIGWLAGLGRGLAARFGEAVKPKEAEELSKTRTTLIHAGFRQPGAVEIYWGLKVGAALVGLLVGVFLAASGRIPAQYKMFAALACVAGGFYLPGVVLDSRVKKRQKAILHGLPDALDLLVVCVEAGMGLDAAIYRVCLEMTHKEPILSSELRLLTLELRAGKSRREALKNLSNRVGLEDMGSLVAMLIQTDMFGTSIAQTLRVYADSMRTKRFQLAEELAAKLPVKLLFPLVLFIFPTLLIVILGPAGISLMRMFSSINR
- a CDS encoding alpha/beta fold hydrolase → MLKSIDAGVLSVAYDERGDRLGWPVVLLHGFPYDIRAYDAVAPALAAQGARVIVPSLRGFGPTRFLDARTPRSGEQAALGSDLLALLDALGLERAVLAGYDWGGRAACIVSALWPERVMGLVTVNGYNIQNIAQAGEPDTPGNEYRYWYQYYFHGERGRAGLARNRQDFCRLLWRLWSPTWNFTDDVYAASAESFDNPDFVDVVIHSYRHRHGLAPGDPAYAAVEGRLAAQPSIAVPTLALDGEDDGVMPRGLDCGNAARFTGRFAHRTIPGVGHNPPQEAPEAFARAVLAVRGWACVEGLH
- a CDS encoding CpaF family protein produces the protein MERGRTPLMRQGQRPGMPAATERKEPGVAVDEYYEIKTRIHDRLIDLIDLSLLDTLDAGAIGAEIGKLVERLLRDEFAQTPLNQAERERMISEVKDEMLGLGPLEPFLKDPSVNDILVNSYRQIYVERAGKLVLTESRFKDNDHLKKIIDRIVSRVGRRVDESSPMVDARLPDGSRVNAIIPPLAIDGPALSIRKFAKEKLTIEDLIRFRAMTRDFAEVLQGIVLARLNILISGGTGTGKTTMLNCLSGFIPHDERIVTVEDAAELQLKQDHVVRLESRPPNIEGRGEVTQRDLVRNCLRMRPDRIIVGEVRGAEALDMLQAMNTGHDGSLATLHANTPRDALMRLETLVAMAGLTISPLSLKRYIASAVDVIIQISRFSDGSRKLVSFQELTGMEGEVITMQEIFAFEQRGVSADGKVKGAFLARGIRPKFAAKFESKGIRMPNGIFDPRNVVET